The following are from one region of the Arachis duranensis cultivar V14167 chromosome 10, aradu.V14167.gnm2.J7QH, whole genome shotgun sequence genome:
- the LOC107470508 gene encoding zinc finger protein 1, which yields MDTQQQQPHHHRCDKIASKKPWQSSQEDQKEHQQEQVDTTLLDLNLNVHDDDECSTELSLITCLDMDNSSKTTSIEDNNNNNTCCAGSDQRVFSCNYCQRKFYSSQALGGHQNAHKRERSIAKRGQNRLLGSSPFMIPFLHHHHRYASIASLPLYGACANKPLGIQAHSLIHKPSFVHHHHHISNGFGRPPPLIGSSSVGRFQVAKNMLNSAADNEEITAYLVTRTTQEDNIMTKNNKHLDLSLKL from the coding sequence ATGGatacacaacaacaacaacctcatCATCATCGGTGTGATAAAATTGCAAGCAAGAAACCATGGCAGAGTTCACAAGAAGATCAAAAGGAGCATCAGCAAGAGCAAGTAGATACTACTTTGTTGGATCTGAATCTGAATgtccatgatgatgatgagtgcaGCACAGAGTTGAGCCTCATCACGTGTTTGGACATGGATAATTCCTCAAAAACTACTTCAATTgaagacaacaacaacaacaacacatGTTGTGCAGGTTCTGATCAAAGAGTGTTCTCTTGCAACTACTGCCAGAGGAAATTCTACAGTTCACAAGCTCTTGGAGGACACCAAAATGCTCACAAGAGAGAGAGATCAATTGCAAAGAGAGGTCAGAATAGGTTATTAGGATCCTCTCCATTTATGATCCcttttcttcatcatcatcatagatATGCTAGTATTGCATCTTTACCTCTCTATGGTGCTTGTGCAAACAAACCACTTGGAATTCAAGCTCACTCCTTGATTCACAAACCTTCTtttgttcatcatcatcatcatatatcAAATGGCTTTGGAAGACCACCTCCCCTCATTGGAAGTAGTAGTGTTGGTAGATTCCAGGTGGCCAAGAACATGCTCAATTCTGCAGCAGATAATGAAGAAATCACAGCTTATCTTGTTACTAGGACTACTCAAGAAGACAATATAATGACCAAGAATAATAAGCACCTTGATTTATCTCTTAAACTCTAG